Genomic window (Verrucomicrobiia bacterium):
TCGCGGCCGACCACAAAGGCGCGGGCGCGGGCCGCTTGCACGATGGCCAGCCCGGCGCGCGGCGAGCAGCCGAGTTCGATGCTCGGATGCGTGCGCGTGAGGCGGACGAATTCCACGCAGTGTTTCATGAACACGTCGCTGACGTGGACTTGCTGCACGGTTTCCATCGCCTTGGTGAGGTCGTCAATGTGGCAGACGGGCTGGCCGGAAATCATGTCGAACGCGGTCTTGGGCATCGCGCCTTGTTCGGTGCGCTTGAGCCCCATCTTGACTTGGCGACGCAACACTTCTTCTTCCTGCTCGGGATTCGGATACGTCAGGCGATGGCAAAGCATGAAGCGGTCGAGCTGCGCTTCGGGCAGTTCAAACGTGCCCGC
Coding sequences:
- a CDS encoding MoxR family ATPase — protein: AGTFELPEAQLDRFMLCHRLTYPNPEQEEEVLRRQVKMGLKRTEQGAMPKTAFDMISGQPVCHIDDLTKAMETVQQVHVSDVFMKHCVEFVRLTRTHPSIELGCSPRAGLAIVQAARARAFVVGRDYVVPEDLFQLAEDVVLHRIRLSYEALAEGQKPAKVLEEILKKLG